From Tripterygium wilfordii isolate XIE 37 chromosome 13, ASM1340144v1, whole genome shotgun sequence, the proteins below share one genomic window:
- the LOC120013296 gene encoding auxin-responsive protein IAA9-like — protein MYPPLLGGEEGQSNASLVPSTSTIHNGPGFKEQNYLGLSDSSSVDSSAVSSLPAENKSGLNLKATELRLGLPGSLSPERESEYCLSSVGKFDEKPLFPLLPTKDGISSSTQKHVVSGNKRGFSDTMDGFSEVKTFGYAEKNWMFHGAGSDSESPQSVGQSKFPGNSGENVMSSSKPSGTQSSIVKEVPPKVPEEPSANGTKVNQHGAPAAKAQVVGWPPIRSFRKNTLATTSKNNDEVDGKPGPGALFVKVSMDGAPYLRKVDLRTYSTYQELSSALEKMFSCFTIGQCGSHGARGREILSESKLRDLLHGSEYVLTCEDKDGDWMLVGDVPWEMFIDSCKRLKIMKSSDAIGLAPRVMDKSKMRT, from the exons ATGTATCCTCCTCTTCTGGGAGGGGAGGAGGGGCAGAGTAATGCCTCTCTAGTCCCCTCCACATCCACCATCCACAATGGTCCTGGgttcaaagaacaaaattatCTGGGCCTGTCAGATTCTTCCTCAGTTGATAGCTCCGCAGTCTCAAGCTTACCTGCAGAAAACAAGAGTGGTCTCAATTTGAAGGCTACTGAGTTGAGGCTTGGTCTTCCTGGATCGCTATCCCCCGAAAGAGAATCGGAGTATTGCTTGTCGAGTGTGGGGAAGTTTGATGAGAAGCCTCTCTTCCCTTTGCTTCCAACAAAGGATGGAATTAGTTCATCCACACAGAAGCATGTTGTTTCCGGCAACAAAAGAGGATTCTCTGATACCATGGATGGGTTCTCAGAGGTGAAGACTTTCGGGTATGCTGAAAAAAACTGGATGTTTCATGGAGCTGGGTCCGATTCCGAGTCTCCGCAATCCGTGGGACAAAGCAAGTTTCCTGGTAATTCAGGGGAAAATGTCATGTCATCTTCCAAGCCATCTGGGACTCAATCATCCATAGTGAAAGAGGTTCCACCCAAAGTGCCGGAGGAACCGTCTGCAAATGGAACCAAGGTTAACCAGCATGGTGCACCAGCTGCAAA GGCACAGGTAGTGGGGTGGCCTCCCATCAGATCATTTAGGAAGAATACACTAGCTACCACGTCAAAGAACAATGATGAAGTGGATGGGAAACCAGGTCCTGGTGCTCTTTTTGTTAAAGTTAGCATGGATGGTGCTCCTTATCTAAGGAAGGTAGATCTGAGAACTTATTCGACTTATCAAGAGCTATCTTCTGCTCTTGAGAAGATGTTCAGCTGTTTTACCATAG GTCAATGCGGATCACATGGAGCTCGAGGGAGGGAAATACTGAGTGAGAGCAAGTTGAGGGACCTTTTACATGGATCAGAGTATGTGCTTACGTGTGAGGATAAGGATGGTGATTGGATGCTTGTTGGGGATGTCCCGTGGGA